The proteins below come from a single Salinivibrio kushneri genomic window:
- a CDS encoding bifunctional diguanylate cyclase/phosphodiesterase, which produces MPISSLNDWFYCLTDNSPFLFAILDSNDCYLYANQRYRELSGLALPSLKGLSDIDTLGEAFYQSVKPHYDKARRGECAEGEVFLTDSYHSASFHFSVAPLANIADESGKPCVIFHAADTSERQVLASALEEVEEKYHRLSQLIDDGCCVVEDGCILSANPAAAGLLGVGSIDALIGEPLSDYLVSPEKEATTIDSLLHAPHEQGVSVVSAKNNASLMVSQSPIHLLGKKAHMLRLQPTMIDSSVKRLKPTDKEDASKVGEQQSAYTDALTGLYNRYGFSRELDRLIKAQTPLAMLYLDVDNFKNINDSLGHHVGDRVLQDIAQRLRALLSADTIIGHLGGDEFAVLLPKPATEDAPDQLAEKVVGAISQPFELHYFSKYLACSVGMVRYPDDGKDARQLLQNADTAMYEAKEQGRNRVVAYHDSMSKEARMRLWLEIELQKALQNNGLEVWYQPKVSASDYRINGAEALVRWKHPIEGYISPGRFIPVAERCGLIEALGRHVMREVFQNVRRWRQQGMLPGRVAINLSPEQFSSPKLTEHMEKLIKATGAKPEDITFELTESAVMKNDEHALNMLNAIKSLGFALSIDDFGTGYSSLSYLARFPLDELKIDRAFIHDMDALSKQVTLVESIIHLGRAMEMTVVAEGVETRQQASVLTNLHCDTIQGYYFHSPMPKHEFEKLLLKSKPNRQPPQALAPSAQTS; this is translated from the coding sequence ATGCCAATATCGTCGTTAAATGATTGGTTCTACTGCTTAACCGATAATAGTCCGTTTCTTTTTGCCATTCTCGACAGCAATGATTGCTACCTTTACGCCAACCAACGCTACCGCGAGCTGTCTGGCTTGGCCTTGCCGTCATTAAAGGGGTTATCTGATATCGATACCCTAGGCGAGGCTTTTTATCAGTCGGTCAAACCGCATTATGACAAAGCCAGACGTGGTGAATGCGCGGAAGGAGAGGTGTTTCTTACTGACAGCTACCATAGTGCTAGCTTTCACTTCAGTGTCGCACCATTGGCAAATATCGCAGATGAAAGCGGTAAGCCCTGTGTGATTTTTCATGCCGCGGATACATCTGAACGCCAAGTATTAGCCAGTGCGCTCGAAGAGGTGGAGGAAAAATACCACCGTCTTAGTCAACTTATCGATGACGGCTGCTGTGTGGTTGAAGATGGTTGTATATTATCAGCGAATCCTGCGGCGGCAGGGTTACTTGGCGTCGGTAGTATCGACGCGTTGATCGGTGAACCCTTATCAGACTATCTCGTGTCGCCAGAGAAGGAGGCGACCACCATTGACAGCCTATTGCATGCACCGCATGAGCAAGGTGTGTCGGTGGTGAGTGCAAAAAACAATGCGTCGCTGATGGTAAGCCAATCACCGATCCATCTTTTGGGCAAAAAAGCGCATATGTTACGCCTACAACCGACAATGATTGACTCGTCGGTTAAGCGCTTAAAACCCACCGACAAAGAGGATGCCAGCAAAGTCGGTGAGCAACAATCCGCTTATACGGATGCATTAACAGGTCTTTATAACCGCTACGGGTTTAGTCGAGAGCTGGATAGGCTGATAAAGGCTCAAACACCATTGGCTATGCTGTACCTTGATGTTGATAATTTTAAAAATATCAATGACTCTCTCGGACACCATGTTGGTGACCGTGTGCTTCAGGATATCGCTCAGCGCTTACGTGCCTTGCTCTCTGCGGATACCATTATTGGCCACTTAGGCGGTGACGAATTTGCGGTATTGCTTCCTAAGCCAGCAACGGAAGACGCGCCTGATCAGCTGGCTGAGAAAGTCGTCGGGGCGATTAGTCAGCCTTTCGAATTGCACTATTTTAGTAAGTATTTGGCGTGTTCAGTGGGGATGGTGCGTTATCCCGATGATGGTAAAGACGCGCGTCAGCTGCTGCAAAATGCGGATACCGCAATGTATGAGGCCAAAGAGCAAGGCCGAAACCGTGTGGTCGCCTATCATGACAGCATGAGTAAAGAGGCACGGATGCGGCTTTGGTTGGAGATCGAGCTGCAAAAAGCTTTACAAAATAATGGGCTGGAAGTGTGGTATCAACCTAAGGTCAGTGCCAGTGATTACCGTATCAACGGTGCTGAAGCCTTGGTGCGTTGGAAACATCCTATCGAAGGTTATATCAGTCCTGGACGTTTTATTCCGGTTGCAGAGCGCTGTGGCCTGATTGAAGCGCTCGGGCGTCATGTGATGCGCGAGGTTTTTCAAAACGTGCGTCGCTGGCGTCAACAAGGCATGCTGCCGGGGCGAGTGGCGATTAACTTATCGCCAGAGCAATTTAGCAGCCCCAAGCTGACCGAGCACATGGAAAAGCTGATTAAAGCCACGGGAGCGAAACCAGAGGATATTACTTTTGAATTGACGGAAAGCGCGGTGATGAAAAACGATGAGCATGCGCTGAATATGCTCAATGCGATTAAATCATTGGGCTTTGCGCTCTCGATTGATGACTTTGGCACCGGCTACTCATCCTTGTCATACCTTGCCCGTTTTCCGCTTGATGAGCTTAAAATTGACCGTGCGTTTATTCACGATATGGACGCCTTGAGTAAACAGGTGACACTGGTGGAAAGCATCATTCACCTCGGACGGGCAATGGAAATGACCGTGGTGGCAGAGGGAGTTGAAACCCGTCAGCAGGCGTCGGTACTCACTAACCTGCACTGTGACACCATTCAAGGTTATTATTTTCACTCGCCCATGCCCAAGCATGAATTTGAAAAGCTATTGCTGAAAAGTAAGCCTAACAGGCAACCACCACAGGCACTGGCGCCCAGTGCGCAGACAAGTTGA
- a CDS encoding GNAT family N-acetyltransferase, giving the protein MMIRTEAPADLVRLDGWWRETLMRPMQADQLQQLRETGQISLSLLATDDMGEILGHIAVTDAQTANNTQEITLWHSPDADLVMPLLDEAESTLFELGYSLLKIAPSDAAEQAEFAPLDPDDTWWYKQLAAATST; this is encoded by the coding sequence ATGATGATTCGTACAGAAGCGCCCGCCGACCTAGTTCGTCTAGACGGTTGGTGGCGAGAGACGCTAATGCGCCCCATGCAAGCCGACCAGCTCCAACAGCTGCGCGAAACGGGTCAGATCTCGCTCTCTCTCCTTGCGACCGATGATATGGGAGAGATATTGGGGCACATTGCCGTCACCGATGCTCAAACTGCCAATAACACCCAAGAAATTACGTTGTGGCACAGCCCAGATGCAGACTTGGTGATGCCGCTGTTAGACGAGGCTGAGTCTACCTTGTTTGAGCTGGGCTATAGCCTGTTAAAAATAGCGCCTAGTGACGCCGCCGAACAGGCGGAATTTGCTCCCTTAGATCCGGACGATACTTGGTGGTATAAACAACTCGCTGCCGCGACTTCAACGTGA
- a CDS encoding DNA polymerase III subunit psi translates to MLTDIQRLQAMDLDVWQLRHPEIYGREQEVIQLPDHCQLLLVCDHVLSDQDAWLFGNILKSMKLGAEQALQLPHAALPALGEHHLNWCWYIGPVEVIVDGVKSLYSQPLAQMHDNPMAKRDLWRQICQYE, encoded by the coding sequence ATGTTAACAGATATCCAGCGTTTACAAGCCATGGATCTCGATGTGTGGCAGTTGCGACACCCAGAAATATACGGCCGTGAACAAGAGGTGATCCAATTGCCCGACCATTGCCAATTATTGCTGGTCTGCGATCACGTACTCAGTGATCAAGACGCGTGGCTATTTGGCAACATCCTAAAAAGCATGAAATTAGGTGCTGAACAGGCTCTTCAACTTCCCCACGCTGCGTTGCCAGCCCTTGGCGAACATCACCTTAACTGGTGTTGGTATATTGGTCCTGTCGAGGTGATTGTCGATGGAGTGAAAAGCTTGTACTCACAGCCCTTAGCGCAGATGCACGATAACCCGATGGCTAAGCGCGATCTTTGGCGTCAAATCTGTCAGTATGAGTGA
- the nlpI gene encoding lipoprotein NlpI, with product MTFFIQPRAIFFKPMAILALLFLTGCTSQWTFPPMAVPLQPTLQQEVHLARIDQLLARNDLSDDARAQLHYERGLMHDSLGMRDLARLDFNQSLSLKPDQPDVFNILGVYFTQNGHYDAAYEAFDSTLELDNSHSYAARNRGIALYYGGRYRLAHQDLLHHYQEDRDDPYRLIWLYLVERDWKGETKAQQALATRKANAEAAGWGWQLVDMYLGELSERELLEQLASQGEDNELLAERLCEAYFYLAKRYQFQGDNDRAVALYKLAMSGNVYEFVEHRYALLELNRIAYRRP from the coding sequence ATGACCTTTTTTATTCAGCCACGGGCAATATTTTTCAAGCCTATGGCGATACTGGCGCTGTTATTTTTAACAGGCTGTACCAGCCAGTGGACCTTTCCTCCTATGGCCGTCCCTTTACAGCCCACCCTGCAGCAGGAAGTGCACTTGGCACGTATTGATCAACTGCTTGCTCGCAATGATTTGAGTGACGACGCACGCGCTCAATTGCATTATGAGCGTGGACTGATGCACGACAGCCTGGGGATGCGCGATTTGGCAAGGCTGGATTTTAACCAATCTCTCTCGCTAAAGCCCGACCAACCTGATGTATTCAATATTCTTGGGGTCTATTTTACCCAAAATGGTCACTATGATGCTGCCTACGAGGCCTTTGACTCCACGTTAGAGCTGGATAACAGTCACAGCTATGCCGCGCGTAATCGTGGGATCGCCTTGTACTACGGCGGTCGCTATCGCCTAGCCCATCAAGACTTACTCCATCACTACCAAGAAGACCGCGACGATCCTTATCGTCTCATTTGGCTTTATTTGGTGGAGCGCGACTGGAAGGGGGAAACCAAGGCACAGCAAGCGCTGGCTACCCGAAAAGCAAATGCGGAGGCCGCGGGTTGGGGCTGGCAGCTTGTCGATATGTACCTCGGTGAGCTCAGCGAGCGTGAACTGCTTGAGCAACTTGCCTCGCAAGGTGAAGATAATGAACTGCTCGCAGAACGCTTATGCGAAGCTTACTTTTACCTTGCTAAACGCTATCAATTCCAAGGGGACAACGATCGCGCCGTGGCATTGTATAAGCTTGCCATGTCGGGCAACGTGTATGAGTTTGTCGAGCACCGCTATGCGTTACTTGAGCTCAACCGGATCGCCTACCGTCGACCATAG
- the pnp gene encoding polyribonucleotide nucleotidyltransferase, which produces MNPIVKTFQYGNHTVTLETGVMARQANGAVMVSMDDTSVFVSVVGKKEAAEGQSFFPLTVNYQERTYAAGKIPGGFFKREGRPSESETLTARLIDRPIRPLFPDSFKNEVQVIATVVSVNPAVSPDIVAMLGTSAALAISGIPFNGPIGSARVGYINDELVLNPSPAELDDSKLDLVVAGTEGAVLMVESEADRLSEEQMLQAVMFGHEQQQTAINAIKEFAAEVGTPTWDWQAPEVNAALQTRVAEMAQGPLAQAYQITEKMARYEQIGQVKQEVVSALLGEDETLDEREILGMLGDLEKKVVRSRIIAGEPRIDGREKDMVRALDVRTGVLPRTHGSALFTRGETQALVTATLGTQRDAQTIDSIMGERQEGFMLHYNFPPYCVGETGFVGSPKRREIGHGRLAKRGIAAVLPSQDEFPYTLRVVSEITESNGSSSMASVCGTSLALMDAGVPVKKSVAGIAMGLVKEDNDFVVLSDILGDEDHLGDMDFKVAGTDDGVTALQMDIKIEGITKEIMQIALNQAKGARLHILDVMDQAIGSARDDISEFAPRIHTMSINPDKIRDVIGKGGAVIRQLTEETGTTIEIDDNGTVKIAATDGEAAKDAISRIEALTAEVEVGRIYTGKVQRIVDFGAFVSVIGGKDGLVHISQIADQRVEKVSDYLEIGQEVDVKVLEVDRQGRIRLSMKEAAAEKAPAADAAPAEEAPSTDA; this is translated from the coding sequence GTGAATCCAATCGTAAAAACATTCCAATACGGCAATCATACAGTCACATTGGAAACTGGCGTGATGGCACGTCAAGCCAATGGTGCTGTCATGGTCAGCATGGACGATACCTCGGTATTCGTTTCTGTGGTCGGTAAAAAAGAAGCGGCTGAAGGCCAAAGCTTCTTCCCATTGACCGTCAACTACCAAGAGCGTACCTACGCCGCGGGTAAAATCCCAGGTGGTTTTTTCAAGCGCGAAGGCCGCCCTTCTGAGTCAGAAACCCTGACCGCACGTCTGATTGACCGCCCTATCCGCCCGCTATTCCCGGACTCGTTCAAAAACGAAGTGCAGGTTATCGCAACCGTGGTATCTGTTAACCCAGCGGTTAGCCCTGATATCGTTGCCATGCTAGGTACCTCGGCCGCACTGGCCATCTCAGGGATCCCATTCAACGGCCCTATCGGCTCAGCACGTGTCGGCTACATCAATGATGAACTCGTGCTTAACCCAAGCCCTGCTGAGCTAGACGACAGCAAGCTTGACCTTGTGGTCGCGGGTACTGAAGGCGCCGTGCTGATGGTTGAATCAGAAGCGGATCGCCTAAGCGAAGAGCAAATGCTGCAAGCGGTGATGTTTGGTCATGAGCAACAGCAAACCGCGATCAACGCAATCAAAGAATTTGCCGCCGAAGTGGGAACGCCTACTTGGGATTGGCAAGCGCCGGAAGTTAACGCTGCGCTACAAACCCGTGTGGCTGAAATGGCACAAGGCCCACTGGCTCAGGCATACCAAATCACTGAAAAAATGGCCCGTTACGAGCAAATTGGTCAGGTGAAGCAGGAAGTGGTGTCTGCACTACTCGGCGAAGACGAGACCTTGGATGAGCGTGAAATCCTAGGCATGCTTGGCGACCTAGAAAAGAAAGTCGTACGTAGCCGCATCATTGCGGGTGAACCACGTATTGATGGCCGTGAGAAAGACATGGTTCGTGCCCTCGACGTGCGTACTGGCGTATTACCACGTACTCACGGCAGCGCCTTGTTTACCCGTGGTGAAACACAGGCTTTGGTCACCGCCACACTCGGTACTCAGCGTGACGCGCAAACCATTGATTCTATCATGGGTGAGCGCCAAGAAGGCTTCATGCTGCACTACAACTTCCCTCCTTATTGCGTGGGTGAAACCGGTTTTGTTGGCTCACCAAAGCGCCGCGAAATCGGCCATGGTCGCCTAGCGAAGCGCGGTATTGCAGCGGTTCTACCAAGCCAAGATGAATTCCCATACACACTGCGTGTGGTCTCTGAGATCACTGAGTCAAACGGCTCGTCTTCAATGGCGTCAGTATGTGGTACCTCTCTAGCACTGATGGATGCCGGTGTACCGGTGAAAAAATCAGTGGCCGGTATCGCCATGGGTCTGGTGAAAGAAGACAACGATTTCGTTGTGCTTTCCGACATCTTGGGTGATGAAGATCACCTCGGTGATATGGACTTTAAAGTGGCCGGTACGGATGACGGTGTCACTGCTTTGCAGATGGACATCAAAATCGAAGGGATCACTAAAGAGATCATGCAAATTGCATTGAACCAAGCCAAAGGCGCACGTTTACACATCCTGGATGTGATGGACCAAGCCATTGGCTCGGCACGCGACGATATCTCTGAGTTCGCGCCTCGTATCCACACCATGAGCATCAACCCAGACAAGATCCGCGATGTCATTGGTAAAGGTGGCGCCGTGATCCGTCAGCTTACCGAAGAAACTGGCACCACCATTGAAATCGACGACAACGGTACCGTGAAAATTGCGGCCACCGACGGTGAAGCTGCCAAAGATGCCATTTCACGCATCGAAGCACTCACTGCAGAAGTCGAAGTGGGCCGTATCTATACCGGTAAGGTTCAGCGTATCGTTGACTTCGGTGCCTTCGTCTCAGTGATTGGCGGCAAAGATGGTCTGGTTCACATTTCTCAAATCGCTGATCAGCGCGTTGAGAAGGTGTCTGATTACCTCGAAATCGGCCAAGAAGTAGACGTGAAAGTGCTGGAAGTTGACCGTCAAGGTCGTATTCGTCTGAGCATGAAAGAAGCAGCGGCTGAAAAAGCTCCCGCTGCTGATGCTGCGCCAGCAGAAGAAGCACCAAGCACTGACGCTTAA
- the rimI gene encoding ribosomal protein S18-alanine N-acetyltransferase produces MSDYQITPLDHDDIERITAIEQRAHHFPWSAPQLAVSPHRFDYHYVLRLPTTPSSIIGYFYARCIAGEGELLNITIDPDYQGQGWGWILLNGMITTLRHAGADSIWLEVRESNLPAKALYHKHGFQVVHRRQEYYRCADGHREDAWIMEKRLT; encoded by the coding sequence ATGAGTGATTACCAGATTACCCCGCTTGATCATGACGATATTGAGAGGATCACCGCTATCGAACAGCGCGCCCACCACTTTCCATGGTCAGCGCCACAACTGGCGGTTTCGCCTCACCGGTTTGACTATCACTACGTGCTGCGCTTGCCCACTACGCCCTCAAGCATCATCGGTTATTTTTATGCGCGCTGTATCGCGGGAGAGGGCGAGCTGTTGAATATCACTATCGATCCTGATTATCAGGGGCAAGGATGGGGATGGATACTTTTAAACGGGATGATAACGACACTGCGTCATGCTGGGGCGGACAGTATTTGGTTAGAAGTAAGAGAGAGTAACCTGCCTGCCAAAGCACTTTATCACAAGCATGGTTTCCAAGTAGTTCACCGCCGGCAAGAGTATTACCGCTGTGCCGACGGTCACCGTGAAGATGCGTGGATAATGGAAAAGCGACTGACTTAG